A section of the Streptomyces sp. Je 1-369 genome encodes:
- a CDS encoding GTP-binding protein gives MDFASSSGSGTDAARSTTSAKIVVAGGFGVGKTTFVGAVSEINPLRTEAVMTSASAGIDDLTHTGDKTTTTVAMDFGRITLDQDLILYLFGTPGQDRFWFMWDDLVRGAIGAVVLVDTRRLADCFPAVDYFENSGLPFVIALNGFDGHQPYTPDEVREALQIGPGTPIITTDARHRADAKSGLITLVEHALMARLK, from the coding sequence GTGGACTTCGCAAGCTCTAGCGGTTCGGGCACGGACGCGGCCCGTTCCACCACCTCCGCGAAGATCGTGGTGGCGGGCGGCTTCGGCGTGGGCAAGACCACGTTCGTCGGGGCAGTGTCCGAGATCAACCCGCTGCGCACCGAGGCCGTCATGACGTCCGCGTCCGCGGGCATCGACGACCTGACCCACACCGGAGACAAGACGACGACCACCGTCGCCATGGACTTCGGCCGCATCACCCTGGACCAGGACCTGATCCTGTACCTCTTCGGTACGCCCGGTCAGGACCGCTTCTGGTTCATGTGGGACGACCTCGTCCGTGGCGCGATCGGCGCGGTCGTCCTCGTCGACACCCGCCGCCTCGCCGACTGCTTCCCCGCCGTCGACTACTTCGAGAACTCCGGGCTGCCCTTCGTCATCGCCCTCAACGGCTTCGACGGCCACCAGCCCTACACCCCCGACGAAGTACGCGAAGCGCTCCAGATCGGGCCCGGTACGCCGATCATCACCACCGATGCCCGACACCGTGCGGACGCAAAGAGTGGCTTGATCACGCTGGTCGAGCACGCACTTATGGCACGTCTCAAGTAG
- a CDS encoding DUF742 domain-containing protein yields MTPPTASHNPYGDASYGMEGDQPLVRPYAMTGGRTRPRYQLAIEALVSTTADPAQLMGLLPEHQRICHLCREVKSVAEVSALLAMPLGVARILVADLAEAGLVAIHQPGGDENAGGQPDVTLLERVLSGLRKL; encoded by the coding sequence CGTACGGCGATGCCTCGTACGGAATGGAGGGCGACCAGCCGCTGGTGCGTCCTTACGCGATGACCGGCGGCCGGACCCGGCCCCGCTATCAGCTCGCGATCGAGGCGCTGGTGAGCACCACGGCCGACCCGGCCCAGCTGATGGGGCTGCTCCCCGAGCACCAGCGGATCTGCCACCTGTGCCGTGAGGTCAAGTCGGTGGCCGAGGTCTCGGCCCTCCTCGCGATGCCGCTCGGCGTGGCCAGGATCCTGGTGGCGGACCTGGCCGAGGCCGGGCTCGTCGCCATCCACCAGCCCGGCGGCGACGAGAACGCCGGTGGCCAGCCTGACGTGACACTGCTCGAAAGGGTGCTCAGTGGACTTCGCAAGCTCTAG